A section of the Posidoniimonas corsicana genome encodes:
- a CDS encoding endonuclease III domain-containing protein: MESAPPIREIFDRLLAAYGPQGWWPAETAFEVIVGAVLVQNTRWENVERAIAGIKSAGVLDPHALHRLSAEELQELIRPAGVFRVKAKRLAAVLTYLVEEHNGDTASLAQTPSGQLRRELLALHGVGPETADSILLYAAEHPSFVIDAYTRRVLERHGWAEPTASYDQLQRLFETALPRDAPLFNEYHALIVEVGKRHCRRTPKCEGCPLECLLPDSRPAN; the protein is encoded by the coding sequence ATGGAATCCGCCCCGCCCATCCGCGAGATCTTCGACCGCCTGCTTGCGGCCTACGGCCCGCAGGGCTGGTGGCCGGCGGAGACGGCGTTCGAGGTGATCGTCGGCGCGGTGCTGGTGCAGAACACCCGCTGGGAAAACGTCGAGCGGGCGATCGCCGGCATCAAGTCCGCCGGGGTGCTGGACCCGCACGCGCTGCACCGGCTGTCGGCCGAGGAGTTGCAAGAGCTGATCCGCCCCGCGGGCGTGTTCCGGGTGAAGGCGAAGCGTCTGGCGGCCGTGCTCACCTACCTGGTCGAAGAGCACAACGGCGACACCGCGTCGCTGGCGCAGACGCCGTCCGGCCAGCTGCGGCGAGAACTGCTCGCCCTGCACGGCGTCGGCCCGGAGACCGCCGACTCGATCCTGCTGTACGCCGCCGAGCACCCCAGCTTCGTCATCGACGCCTACACCCGCCGCGTGCTGGAGCGGCACGGGTGGGCCGAGCCGACCGCCAGCTACGACCAGCTTCAGCGGCTCTTCGAGACCGCCCTGCCCCGCGACGCGCCGCTGTTCAACGAGTACCACGCATTGATTGTTGAAGTCGGCAAGCGGCACTGCCGGCGGACCCCCAAGTGCGAGGGCTGCCCGCTGGAGTGCCTGCTGCCCGACAGCCGGCCGGCAAACTAG
- a CDS encoding 2Fe-2S iron-sulfur cluster-binding protein, with protein MDASFHPLLFAAGAASCALVLVGGGGMAASLWKRRAGIRLRRRESHLAFRAQVEAAAERARANLNHALAWQGVRPLRVAAVVDECDGVKSFYLASTDGRPLPAFLPGQYLTLHVPCSAGGKPVVRCYSLSDRPREEYYRCTIKRQGPPSDEPELPPGIGSNFLHDHIRTGDVIPCEAPRGPFYLSAGQPGPIVLIGGGIGLTPMVSMANTVAQANPGREVYLFAGVRNRREFPFREHLRRLAESLPSLRLFCVYSRPDQNDVDQHDFQHQGRITVDYLRSVLPSCNFPFYLCGPPALMQALVPGLLEWGVPDDQIHFEAFGPASVRLPSQRNPAAEAIGEPVRFERQGKEFVWQAGDDSLLDVAVKNGVPVESGCRAGNCGQCAVKVLSGSVATLRTPGATPPEGHCLACVSVPDGPLVVDA; from the coding sequence ATGGACGCATCCTTCCACCCGCTGCTGTTTGCCGCCGGCGCCGCCTCGTGCGCGCTGGTGCTGGTGGGGGGAGGGGGGATGGCGGCCTCGCTCTGGAAACGCCGCGCCGGAATCCGGCTGCGGCGGCGCGAAAGCCACTTGGCGTTCCGCGCCCAGGTAGAAGCCGCCGCCGAACGCGCCCGGGCGAACCTGAACCACGCGCTCGCCTGGCAGGGCGTCCGCCCGCTGAGGGTGGCGGCGGTGGTGGACGAGTGCGACGGCGTGAAGTCGTTCTACCTGGCGTCAACCGACGGGCGTCCGCTGCCCGCCTTCCTGCCCGGCCAGTACCTCACGCTGCACGTGCCGTGCTCGGCCGGCGGCAAGCCGGTGGTGCGGTGCTACTCGCTGTCCGACCGGCCGCGCGAGGAGTACTACCGCTGCACCATCAAGCGACAAGGCCCGCCGAGCGATGAGCCCGAGCTGCCGCCGGGCATCGGCAGCAACTTCCTGCACGACCACATCCGCACCGGCGATGTCATCCCGTGCGAGGCGCCCCGCGGGCCGTTCTACCTGTCCGCCGGCCAGCCCGGCCCGATCGTGCTGATCGGCGGCGGCATCGGGCTGACGCCGATGGTCAGCATGGCCAACACCGTCGCGCAGGCGAACCCCGGTCGCGAGGTCTACCTGTTCGCCGGGGTGCGCAACCGCCGGGAGTTCCCCTTCCGAGAGCACCTGCGTCGGCTGGCCGAGTCGCTCCCCAGCCTGCGGCTGTTCTGCGTCTACTCCCGCCCGGACCAAAACGATGTGGACCAGCACGACTTCCAGCACCAGGGTCGCATCACCGTGGACTACCTGCGTTCGGTGCTCCCCTCGTGCAACTTCCCGTTCTACCTGTGCGGCCCGCCGGCGCTGATGCAGGCGCTCGTGCCGGGGTTGCTGGAGTGGGGCGTGCCTGACGACCAGATCCACTTCGAGGCGTTCGGCCCGGCCAGCGTGCGGCTGCCGAGTCAACGCAACCCGGCCGCCGAGGCGATCGGCGAGCCGGTCCGGTTCGAGCGGCAGGGCAAGGAGTTCGTCTGGCAGGCGGGCGACGATTCGCTGCTGGACGTCGCGGTCAAGAACGGCGTGCCGGTGGAGTCCGGCTGCCGGGCGGGCAACTGCGGCCAGTGCGCGGTGAAAGTGCTCTCGGGCAGCGTCGCTACGCTGCGCACCCCGGGCGCCACCCCGCCAGAAGGCCACTGCCTGGCCTGCGTGAGCGTCCCCGACGGCCCGTTGGTGGTGGACGCGTAA